In one window of Terriglobia bacterium DNA:
- a CDS encoding methyltransferase domain-containing protein has protein sequence MSVPVSIHHIRDHYDQLSTYYRTLWGVHLHHGYWEDNEPQSVAQVNLVKKLAGLAELAPSMRVLDVGCGMGGSSLWLAEHLDAAVAGVTLSEVQAKMASKNAERLGLEGQVSFHLADASHLPFAGNCFDVVWIIECSEHLEDKRSFLRDCSRVLRRGGKLAICAWLKADALSPEEEEAFIKPVCTGFLCPSLETMNNYSRWMEEAGLTVRHALDITSRVEKTWSLCTKIVRRPEVKLLVRFGDEHILNFVNAFETIQNAYSQGKMRYGMMVAEKR, from the coding sequence ATGAGCGTTCCAGTATCCATTCACCACATCCGTGACCATTACGACCAGCTGTCCACATATTACCGGACCCTGTGGGGAGTACACCTCCACCATGGGTACTGGGAGGACAATGAGCCCCAGTCGGTGGCTCAGGTAAACCTCGTCAAGAAACTCGCAGGTCTGGCGGAACTCGCTCCTTCCATGCGGGTGCTCGACGTAGGCTGCGGGATGGGGGGATCATCCCTGTGGCTGGCCGAACACCTGGATGCCGCCGTCGCCGGGGTTACGCTCAGTGAGGTGCAGGCGAAAATGGCGAGCAAAAATGCGGAGCGCTTAGGACTGGAAGGACAAGTATCTTTTCATCTTGCCGATGCCAGCCATCTGCCCTTCGCAGGGAATTGCTTCGATGTCGTTTGGATCATTGAATGCAGTGAGCATCTGGAGGACAAGAGATCATTTCTCCGCGACTGCAGCCGCGTTTTAAGGAGGGGAGGAAAGCTTGCGATCTGCGCGTGGCTGAAGGCGGACGCCCTTTCGCCCGAAGAGGAGGAGGCGTTCATCAAGCCCGTTTGCACGGGCTTTCTATGCCCCTCGCTCGAAACCATGAACAATTACAGCCGCTGGATGGAGGAGGCTGGCCTTACGGTGCGTCACGCCCTCGACATTACCTCGCGAGTGGAGAAGACCTGGTCCTTGTGCACGAAGATTGTCCGACGACCGGAGGTAAAGCTTCTGGTGCGGTTTGGAGATGAGCATATTCTCAATTTTGTGAATGCCTTTGAGACAATCCAGAATGCCTACTCGCAGGGAAAGATGAGATATGGAATGATGGTGGCAGAGAAGCGCTGA
- a CDS encoding SRPBCC domain-containing protein, which yields MPKTVQQSVTLPAPAERLYEMYLDPKLHAAFTGAPVTISSDAGSEFRAFGDMLSGRMLYTIPNRLIVQSWRAYLWKPEDIDSILTLTFYPEGKAGRIELVHINVADHDVQGVTEGWEKYYWKPWREYLEKTNR from the coding sequence ATGCCCAAAACCGTTCAGCAAAGCGTGACGCTGCCAGCCCCCGCCGAGAGACTCTATGAGATGTATCTCGACCCAAAACTCCATGCCGCTTTCACCGGAGCCCCCGTTACGATCAGCTCGGACGCCGGATCAGAATTTCGAGCCTTTGGGGACATGCTTTCAGGAAGGATGCTCTACACCATTCCGAATCGGCTGATCGTTCAATCCTGGCGCGCTTACCTCTGGAAACCTGAAGATATCGACTCCATCCTCACACTCACCTTCTATCCGGAGGGAAAGGCAGGTCGAATCGAGTTGGTGCACATCAACGTGGCCGATCACGATGTTCAGGGGGTCACTGAGGGTTGGGAGAAATATTACTGGAAACCGTGGCGGGAATACCTGGAAAAGACGAACCGATAG
- a CDS encoding DUF2007 domain-containing protein encodes MKNEEAVKSDSLVTILTTEDPAILAYAKSQLERAGIQFLVRGEGLQDLFGAGRIGTGYNLIAGPIELQVEPHDEEEARKLLSEILKRKDG; translated from the coding sequence ATGAAAAATGAGGAAGCAGTAAAATCCGACTCCCTGGTCACCATTCTGACAACTGAAGATCCCGCCATCCTTGCTTATGCCAAATCCCAGCTCGAGAGAGCTGGCATCCAATTCCTGGTCAGAGGCGAAGGCCTCCAGGATTTGTTCGGTGCCGGGCGCATCGGAACCGGCTACAATCTCATTGCCGGTCCGATAGAGCTGCAGGTCGAACCTCATGATGAGGAAGAAGCCAGAAAGCTTCTATCTGAAATTCTGAAGAGAAAGGATGGATAG
- a CDS encoding TlpA family protein disulfide reductase, whose translation MQNRELRRHRIDLISELEEAGYKGPRMQGLLEQKLEDINAVWNRNEWDAYNSLRTEIIERHPGEPIAVKAEADALLDIILFMSTNNMHVDPQDYERISRVELTRKDERVAGLLLIEALYLTPDPAVKAKWYDWMMSNLGTASMGHGFVLQKRSFGKPIRLEGVGFEGEKIDTDQWKGDVVLVDFWGTWCQPCVKALPELKLTHEKYHQRGLQIVGILCDEKIDKAKALLREKGYDWPEMVDRSLTAENDLHPIAAKYNVDGFPTLWIIDRQGVLREKVEANNLEKQILRYLEEPNPGSNPK comes from the coding sequence ATGCAGAATCGCGAACTGAGACGTCACCGCATCGATTTGATTTCAGAGTTGGAGGAGGCTGGATACAAAGGGCCAAGGATGCAGGGATTATTGGAGCAGAAGCTCGAAGACATCAATGCCGTTTGGAACCGGAACGAATGGGACGCGTATAACTCGCTCCGCACGGAAATCATTGAGCGTCATCCGGGAGAACCGATCGCAGTAAAAGCCGAGGCTGACGCGTTGCTCGATATCATCCTTTTCATGAGTACGAACAACATGCATGTTGATCCACAGGACTATGAACGGATCTCGAGGGTAGAACTTACCCGGAAAGACGAGCGCGTGGCCGGTCTCCTGCTAATTGAAGCCTTGTATTTGACGCCGGACCCTGCGGTAAAAGCCAAGTGGTACGACTGGATGATGAGCAATTTAGGAACGGCTAGCATGGGCCATGGATTTGTCCTTCAAAAGAGGTCTTTTGGAAAACCCATCCGTCTGGAAGGGGTCGGGTTTGAGGGCGAGAAGATCGACACCGATCAATGGAAGGGGGATGTGGTATTGGTCGATTTTTGGGGGACCTGGTGTCAACCGTGCGTGAAAGCTCTCCCTGAACTCAAGCTGACTCACGAGAAATACCATCAGCGTGGATTGCAGATCGTGGGGATACTGTGCGACGAGAAGATTGACAAGGCGAAGGCACTCCTTCGCGAAAAAGGATATGACTGGCCCGAAATGGTGGATCGATCGTTGACCGCAGAGAACGATCTTCATCCGATTGCGGCAAAGTATAACGTGGACGGTTTCCCCACCCTGTGGATTATCGATCGACAAGGCGTGCTGCGAGAGAAAGTCGAGGCAAATAATCTTGAGAAACAGATTCTGCGATACCTGGAGGAACCCAACCCTGGTTCCAATCCTAAATGA
- a CDS encoding BamA/TamA family outer membrane protein, producing the protein MKTASKVQDSGKNRRNLTMRNVLIINFLLSIGTALVASLVPPAISFSAGSPQSPQSPSYDGEKVIVVDLIARPTLDIEALRPLVQQKAGAPYSTAKIRDTAAALEKTGLFSRIDIEVTPEAAGLRVVFVLQPAYYIGMIDFPGGLDAFSYPRLLQVVNYPSEQPYEESRMKAAVPALLRFFSSNGYFAAHVRTESKFDEARQLADLVFHVTLNKHAKLGRVEIKGPEAREAARLERALRSIRARAKGASLIAGKPYDPVRIRAATKFIIDLLGKEDRLASQVRMEPPRYDPETNRAHLMFQVTPGPSVSVRTDGAHVSRGTLRKMIPIYEENAFDQDLVEEGRRNLISYFQGRGYFDVKVNSQIEDEPARVSVVYQIEKGGRHRVVELAFRGNRQFSDEDLLSQIEIQKGQFLSRGKFSNDLLNRSVEKLTAYYREAGFSDVAIKPSVVDHDPQVNIVFQITEGEQTLVDTLHVEGNTTQSIRKLAPGGLKLGPGKAYSQQLRNQDRNQIMATYLDLGYLNAVFRSRVRPVPGRPHHVDVTYTLQEGPQTRIRDVAILGSENTQRQFINRTAGIQSGAPLSQGKMLESESALYDAGVFDWVSVAPRKVITEQTEENVLVKVHEAKRNTLTYGFGFELSPRTGNVPAGTVALPGLPVVGLPGTITTTQRNFASPRGSIEYSRRNIRGRGETASVSMFAARLDQRGLFTYGSPHIGGTEWSSLFSVSIERTSENPIFTARLGEAGFQVQKPLNKDKTRTLLFRYNFRRTVLTQLLIPELVPPQDQSVRLSTLSTAYVRDTRDKPLDAHRGILQTLDFGITPKVLGSSANFARFLGQMAYYRQIGSSLVWANNMRLGLAKPFGGSAIPLSERFYTGGAASLRGFPVNGAGPQRAVQVCSNPSNPTPSTCTNIQVPVGGNELFIFNSELRFPIPLKKGLGGVLFYDGGNVYERIGFSRFFTDYSNTIGFGLRYDTPVGPIRIDLGHNLNPVTGIKSTQFFISLGQSF; encoded by the coding sequence ATGAAGACGGCATCTAAAGTGCAAGATAGCGGAAAAAACAGACGAAACCTGACGATGCGCAATGTGTTGATAATCAACTTTCTGCTTTCAATCGGGACGGCGTTGGTTGCCTCTCTTGTCCCCCCGGCGATCTCCTTTTCGGCGGGGAGTCCGCAATCTCCGCAGTCGCCCTCTTACGACGGGGAAAAAGTTATTGTCGTGGACCTGATCGCGCGGCCCACCCTGGATATTGAAGCACTGCGTCCTCTGGTACAGCAAAAGGCGGGAGCGCCCTATTCAACCGCGAAGATTCGCGACACGGCAGCGGCTCTCGAAAAGACAGGGCTGTTCAGCAGGATTGACATCGAAGTGACACCGGAAGCCGCCGGGCTCCGGGTTGTGTTTGTGTTGCAGCCGGCGTACTACATCGGCATGATTGACTTTCCGGGTGGGCTCGATGCCTTCAGCTATCCACGCCTTCTCCAGGTTGTGAATTATCCTTCGGAACAGCCCTATGAAGAGAGTCGAATGAAGGCTGCGGTGCCGGCCTTGCTGCGTTTCTTTTCCAGCAACGGCTATTTCGCCGCCCATGTTCGAACTGAAAGCAAATTCGATGAGGCCCGCCAACTGGCCGACCTCGTCTTTCATGTCACCCTGAACAAACATGCGAAGCTCGGGCGCGTGGAAATCAAAGGCCCCGAGGCCCGGGAGGCGGCGCGGCTCGAGCGCGCCCTGCGCTCGATCCGGGCTCGAGCCAAAGGCGCCTCCTTGATCGCCGGCAAGCCCTATGACCCGGTGCGGATTCGGGCTGCGACAAAATTCATAATTGATCTGCTGGGCAAGGAAGATCGCCTGGCAAGCCAGGTCCGGATGGAGCCTCCGCGTTATGATCCTGAAACGAATCGCGCCCACCTCATGTTTCAGGTGACGCCGGGCCCATCGGTCTCCGTCCGTACGGACGGCGCCCATGTCTCCAGGGGAACGTTGAGGAAGATGATTCCTATTTACGAGGAAAATGCGTTTGACCAGGACCTCGTGGAAGAAGGCCGGCGCAACCTGATTTCTTATTTTCAAGGCCGGGGGTACTTTGATGTAAAAGTCAATTCGCAGATCGAGGATGAACCGGCTCGGGTGTCGGTGGTCTACCAAATCGAGAAGGGAGGCCGGCATCGCGTGGTCGAACTGGCTTTTCGTGGAAATCGCCAGTTCAGCGATGAGGATCTCCTGTCCCAGATTGAAATTCAGAAGGGTCAATTTCTTTCCCGTGGAAAGTTCAGCAACGACCTTCTCAATCGGAGCGTCGAGAAACTGACCGCCTACTATCGCGAGGCCGGGTTCTCGGACGTCGCGATCAAGCCCAGCGTGGTCGACCACGATCCCCAGGTCAACATAGTTTTTCAAATCACGGAAGGTGAGCAGACCCTCGTGGATACACTCCATGTGGAGGGCAACACGACCCAATCGATAAGGAAGTTGGCCCCGGGAGGGCTGAAATTGGGCCCCGGAAAGGCTTATTCGCAACAGCTTCGAAATCAGGACCGGAATCAGATCATGGCGACTTATCTCGACCTTGGATACCTGAACGCGGTATTTCGGTCAAGAGTCAGGCCGGTGCCGGGGCGCCCGCATCATGTGGACGTCACTTACACCCTTCAGGAAGGACCGCAGACCCGCATCCGAGACGTCGCCATTCTGGGAAGCGAGAACACCCAGCGGCAATTTATCAACCGGACTGCCGGGATTCAAAGCGGCGCGCCACTTAGCCAGGGGAAAATGCTTGAATCCGAAAGTGCCCTGTACGATGCCGGGGTTTTCGACTGGGTCAGCGTCGCCCCTCGAAAGGTCATCACGGAGCAGACGGAGGAGAATGTCCTGGTAAAGGTCCACGAGGCGAAGCGTAACACCCTGACTTACGGATTCGGATTTGAGCTGAGTCCGCGCACGGGAAACGTGCCGGCGGGCACCGTGGCTTTACCGGGTCTGCCGGTGGTCGGCCTGCCCGGCACGATTACCACCACCCAGAGGAACTTTGCCAGCCCGCGAGGATCGATCGAATACAGCCGGCGAAACATCCGCGGACGTGGCGAGACGGCTTCGGTCTCCATGTTTGCCGCCCGGCTGGATCAACGCGGATTATTCACTTATGGATCGCCTCACATCGGGGGCACCGAATGGAGTTCTCTATTCAGCGTCTCCATCGAGCGTACTAGCGAAAATCCGATTTTCACCGCGCGCCTGGGCGAAGCGGGGTTCCAGGTGCAGAAACCCTTGAACAAGGACAAGACCAGGACCCTGCTCTTCCGGTACAACTTCCGCCGCACGGTTTTGACCCAGCTGCTGATCCCCGAGCTTGTTCCGCCGCAGGACCAGTCGGTCCGCCTGTCGACCCTTTCCACCGCCTACGTGCGAGACACGCGCGATAAGCCCCTCGACGCGCACCGCGGGATTCTCCAGACGCTCGATTTCGGCATTACACCGAAGGTCCTCGGATCAAGCGCCAACTTCGCGCGATTTCTGGGTCAAATGGCCTACTACCGGCAGATCGGATCCTCGCTGGTGTGGGCCAACAACATGCGCTTGGGTCTGGCGAAGCCCTTCGGGGGAAGTGCAATCCCTCTCAGCGAGCGCTTCTACACAGGTGGCGCCGCCAGCCTTCGCGGTTTCCCGGTGAATGGCGCGGGTCCCCAGCGGGCCGTGCAGGTTTGCAGTAATCCAAGCAATCCTACCCCCTCAACTTGCACCAACATCCAGGTGCCGGTTGGGGGAAATGAGCTGTTCATTTTCAATTCGGAACTGCGTTTCCCGATCCCCCTGAAGAAAGGGTTGGGAGGTGTGCTGTTTTATGACGGCGGGAACGTGTACGAACGCATCGGATTCAGCCGGTTCTTCACGGATTACAGCAATACGATCGGCTTCGGCTTGAGGTACGACACCCCGGTGGGGCCAATTCGCATCGACCTTGGACACAATCTGAATCCGGTTACCGGGATCAAGTCAACACAGTTCTTTATTTCCCTGGGGCAGTCCTTTTAA
- a CDS encoding translocation/assembly module TamB domain-containing protein: MAIGEKTLKLKKNLRRVFAAVLVLLMTAVIAIFFMVRSRSFHRYVLAKLIERTAEATGGRVEIGDYTFQWFPLRADIYRVVIHGTETDPAAPLFASDHLGVGLRIISVFERKVDLTELVIDHPVIHLFVDPSGRTNVPQPRGSGEGQTPLNVFDFAIKHFHLQGGELYCNDRQMPLDAELHNLEAQAEFDPVKTQYTSALSYRRGRLRLSDLNPLQHDLEAGFNASPSGLNFDHIKVTTISSSLSAQASVRDYSNPAFEATYQATISLEELKTILKEAALPIGEVSVNGTARYRYAPGQPWVESLFLEGHFSSPALALRMKEVHGVIRSARGQYRLEKGNFDATHLQAELLGGRITGDLRTQGLSGNPESYASGSFSAISLEGVSASLGSKPIEGIPVSGQLDGKAEATWRGVLKGLRARSDATIAGSPAPSSATTSRASTIPLNGTLHLDYDDARNTLLLTQTRLHTPHTTLFLDGTVSDHSLLNLEASTDDLHEVDVLALSARRITAGTTSSLRLLGVSGKGAFKGRMGGSMKEPRLVGQLKAENFQYEGFSGRAFRADIDASPSQIAFHQGELETRASGRIRFDLAAGLHNWSYEPSGPVTGRVSLTRISIAELESFAKLEYPVTGLLTGEVSIRGSLLHPAGQGSVQLVEARLWNQPVRNISLQFQGTGEAVDSTIAVGTPAGKATGRITYYPKNQGYEGEIKAPAVRLDQLELARVRNLELKGVLTVSVKGSGTLQAPQLEATMEIPELQYRDQTISGIKAQANISRERATLTLDSRVAEAYIKGNGTVDLKQGYYTTAAFDARDVPLRPFLATYLPNLSHDLQGQTEIHGSLKGPLKDPEHMEAHVEIPTLSLGYQTLQAQNATPIHLDYQKGVLSLQRTEIKGSGIDLQLQGTVPLPGPGSINASALGTLDLRLVQIFDPELNGSGEVRVDVAVRGDRAHPDVQGGVRVNNGAIQVSNAPLGLERVNGDMTIQNNRLEFNQLSGQVGGGSLSAQGYVIYRPEIQFHIGLTGNSVRLRYPEGVRALLEGNLALSGTPGTSELSGQVVVERVSFTKSFDLATFMNQFSGESPAASGPRFARHMKLNVSVQTTEDLGLESAKLSVQGAASLRVRGSLADPVVLGRASLTGGEVFFLGNRYQIQKGLVDFANPVRTSPVINLLVTTTVNQYNLSLNFVGPIERFRTTYTSDPPLPLVDIINLLAFGSTISTSTASASTPTSLGAESVLAQGLSSQFSSRVEKFAGLSHLSINPSIGGNQRNPGARLAVQQRITKNLLFTFATDVTSTQGETVQIEYQVSPKWSVSVVRNQTGTIAVDAKMRKRF; the protein is encoded by the coding sequence ATGGCAATTGGAGAGAAGACCTTGAAACTTAAGAAGAATCTTCGACGAGTTTTCGCGGCCGTTCTTGTGCTATTGATGACGGCTGTCATTGCGATTTTTTTCATGGTGCGCAGCCGCTCGTTCCATCGTTACGTTTTGGCCAAATTGATTGAGAGGACTGCGGAAGCCACCGGAGGGAGGGTGGAAATCGGCGATTACACGTTTCAATGGTTTCCTCTTCGTGCCGACATTTATCGCGTCGTGATCCACGGCACGGAGACCGATCCCGCCGCGCCGCTGTTCGCCAGCGATCACCTCGGTGTGGGTTTGAGAATCATTTCCGTGTTCGAGCGTAAAGTGGATCTGACGGAACTGGTCATTGACCATCCGGTGATCCACCTTTTCGTCGACCCGTCCGGCCGCACCAACGTTCCCCAACCACGAGGTTCAGGTGAAGGGCAGACCCCCCTCAATGTTTTTGACTTCGCCATCAAGCACTTCCACCTTCAGGGGGGTGAGTTGTACTGCAACGATCGACAGATGCCGCTGGACGCAGAGCTTCACAATCTCGAGGCGCAAGCCGAATTCGATCCTGTCAAAACTCAATACACCAGCGCGCTCAGTTACCGTCGAGGCCGTCTCCGCCTGAGCGATCTCAATCCGCTGCAGCATGATCTGGAAGCCGGGTTCAATGCCTCCCCTTCCGGACTCAACTTTGATCACATCAAGGTGACCACCATTTCCTCAAGCCTGTCGGCTCAAGCGAGCGTCAGGGATTACAGCAATCCTGCGTTCGAAGCGACCTACCAGGCCACCATCTCGTTGGAAGAACTTAAAACCATTCTTAAAGAGGCCGCTTTGCCGATTGGGGAAGTGTCCGTGAATGGCACGGCGCGGTACCGCTACGCGCCCGGTCAGCCTTGGGTGGAAAGCCTATTTTTGGAAGGTCATTTCAGCAGTCCAGCGCTCGCTCTGCGGATGAAAGAGGTCCATGGCGTGATCCGATCTGCGCGGGGACAATACCGCCTGGAGAAAGGCAATTTCGACGCGACCCATCTGCAGGCAGAGCTTCTCGGAGGTCGCATCACGGGGGATCTTAGGACCCAGGGATTGTCGGGGAATCCTGAATCGTATGCGAGCGGATCCTTTAGCGCCATTTCACTCGAAGGGGTGAGTGCCAGCCTCGGCAGCAAACCGATCGAGGGGATCCCGGTCAGCGGACAGTTGGACGGAAAGGCGGAAGCGACCTGGCGCGGTGTTTTGAAAGGTCTGCGCGCTCGCTCTGATGCCACCATTGCGGGGAGTCCAGCCCCGTCGTCGGCCACCACTTCGAGGGCGTCGACGATCCCTTTGAATGGGACGCTGCACCTCGATTACGATGACGCCCGCAATACCTTGCTTCTGACTCAAACCCGTCTGCACACACCTCACACTACGCTCTTCCTCGATGGCACCGTAAGTGACCACTCGCTCTTGAATCTGGAAGCGAGCACCGACGACCTCCACGAGGTCGATGTTCTTGCGCTCAGTGCTCGGAGAATTACCGCCGGAACGACATCCTCTCTCCGGCTGCTGGGCGTATCGGGGAAAGGAGCGTTTAAAGGGCGAATGGGAGGTTCGATGAAGGAGCCGCGCCTTGTGGGCCAACTGAAGGCGGAAAACTTTCAATACGAGGGATTTTCCGGCCGGGCATTTCGGGCAGACATTGACGCCAGTCCTTCGCAAATCGCTTTTCATCAGGGAGAGCTTGAAACCCGCGCGTCAGGACGCATCCGATTTGATCTGGCGGCCGGACTTCATAATTGGTCTTATGAGCCTTCGGGTCCAGTTACGGGCCGGGTCTCGCTCACCCGGATCTCCATCGCTGAACTTGAAAGTTTCGCCAAACTCGAATATCCCGTCACGGGGTTGTTGACGGGAGAAGTTTCGATTCGCGGCTCGCTGTTGCATCCTGCCGGGCAAGGCTCGGTTCAACTGGTTGAGGCACGCCTGTGGAACCAGCCCGTTCGCAACATATCCCTCCAGTTCCAGGGAACGGGTGAGGCCGTCGATTCAACCATTGCGGTGGGGACGCCGGCGGGCAAAGCCACAGGACGAATTACGTATTACCCTAAAAACCAGGGATATGAGGGAGAAATAAAAGCGCCGGCAGTACGGCTCGATCAGCTGGAGCTGGCGCGCGTACGCAACCTGGAACTCAAGGGAGTGCTGACGGTGTCAGTGAAAGGGAGCGGGACCCTGCAGGCTCCCCAGTTGGAAGCCACGATGGAAATCCCTGAACTTCAATACCGTGACCAGACAATCAGCGGCATCAAGGCTCAGGCAAATATTTCCCGGGAGCGTGCAACGCTGACCCTCGACTCCCGAGTCGCCGAGGCTTACATCAAGGGAAATGGAACCGTCGATCTCAAACAGGGCTATTACACGACCGCTGCATTCGACGCGCGGGATGTCCCCCTGCGTCCCTTCCTCGCCACCTATCTTCCCAACCTGTCCCATGACCTCCAAGGGCAAACGGAAATCCATGGTTCGTTGAAAGGTCCCCTGAAAGACCCCGAGCACATGGAAGCCCATGTTGAAATCCCCACTTTGAGCCTTGGCTATCAAACCCTCCAGGCTCAGAATGCCACACCAATCCACCTTGATTACCAAAAAGGCGTTCTTAGCTTGCAGCGCACCGAGATCAAGGGCTCAGGGATTGATCTGCAACTGCAGGGGACAGTTCCCCTTCCGGGGCCGGGTTCAATCAATGCTTCCGCCCTGGGCACGCTTGATCTCCGTTTGGTGCAGATCTTCGACCCTGAACTGAACGGTTCCGGGGAAGTGAGGGTGGATGTCGCGGTGCGGGGTGACAGAGCTCATCCGGACGTTCAGGGGGGGGTTCGGGTGAATAATGGCGCGATCCAGGTCTCCAATGCCCCGCTGGGACTGGAGAGAGTGAACGGCGACATGACAATTCAGAACAACCGGCTGGAATTCAATCAACTCTCCGGTCAAGTGGGCGGGGGGTCTCTGTCGGCCCAGGGATATGTGATCTACCGTCCGGAGATTCAGTTCCATATCGGCCTTACGGGCAACTCCGTGCGTCTGCGCTATCCGGAGGGGGTCCGCGCCCTGCTGGAGGGAAACCTGGCATTGAGCGGTACTCCCGGCACTTCCGAGCTCAGCGGCCAAGTCGTCGTCGAACGCGTCTCCTTCACGAAGTCGTTTGATCTGGCAACCTTCATGAACCAATTCAGCGGGGAGTCCCCGGCCGCATCCGGTCCCCGATTTGCCAGGCACATGAAATTGAATGTGAGCGTGCAAACTACGGAAGATCTGGGACTGGAGAGCGCGAAACTGAGCGTCCAGGGAGCGGCCAGCCTGCGGGTGCGCGGTTCACTGGCGGATCCTGTTGTTTTGGGCCGGGCGAGTCTTACCGGCGGAGAAGTGTTCTTTCTCGGCAACCGGTATCAGATTCAGAAAGGGTTGGTGGACTTCGCGAACCCCGTTCGCACTTCTCCGGTGATAAACCTGCTGGTGACGACGACGGTGAATCAATACAACCTCAGCCTGAACTTTGTAGGCCCGATCGAACGCTTTCGAACCACCTACACGTCGGATCCGCCGCTTCCCCTCGTGGACATCATCAACTTGCTCGCTTTCGGAAGCACGATATCAACTTCCACGGCCAGCGCCAGCACGCCCACCAGCCTTGGAGCAGAATCCGTTTTGGCTCAAGGCCTGAGCAGCCAGTTCAGCAGCCGGGTTGAAAAATTCGCCGGACTCTCTCACCTTTCGATCAATCCCTCGATTGGCGGAAATCAACGAAATCCCGGGGCCCGGCTCGCGGTCCAGCAGCGGATTACCAAGAATTTGTTGTTTACCTTCGCTACGGATGTCACTTCGACTCAGGGTGAGACGGTTCAGATTGAATACCAGGTCAGTCCCAAATGGTCCGTGTCTGTGGTCCGGAATCAGACCGGAACCATTGCCGTGGACGCCAAGATGCGCAAGAGGTTTTGA